The Salvelinus namaycush isolate Seneca chromosome 8, SaNama_1.0, whole genome shotgun sequence genome has a segment encoding these proteins:
- the gtse1 gene encoding G2 and S phase-expressed protein 1 — protein sequence MDSHANSEFFSLAEEKFDFDISLSPASSRGDEDDDEVFVGPVCHKERCISVGLETIVKENVSSWPSVGEGPSWSPLAVDKFEEICKEANLLASQLVVNQQQPDVGVTNGTLTLSKEEPKEDFVQDAGAKLGMFRKPVDAVLSPIKRETFCVQDSPLKQLPPAIQQRLLRDGGVSNSTKSSVGTSSPVRAGTTTRTKMVCRGRVGLACNTGVLPSKQQPAARGATATTALQTAKTRPEPAERTTMLAPPSKGNLGLRRSPGSRNSSRAASCEDLLSDTASIASDISDTSLNSSLQGKRTLGPPSKSGMRAPSAGKAPPQTRRGTDRRRNTSSSSSSVSSFNSSLSVSPTGKGKLSMSLNSSISGHNGRLPAGKSRLTNPVVSATKTCRSTLISRAPELPSSTTVTRRVISDPGRKLSEQDRFKTVQSTPLKRVEPAATATPLHQTPAKMNMERMSSVPNIPTSSSAKTKSVVKGNPKLKAFIAPTPTSQFKRRLEAVSSPDAPRIMKPKRLMSACSVESLPHKLALPVPELFQTPPAGGNKAVQPKMRRPSALPTPVNRRISGIPMLTPNSISRPGRPSLSMAILPASIQRASYWSPAQVKGSHQEVAAAPEEETIQPFSLEDEPEVHPPTPATVPHPEEQEVCQDDPEPGVDQAPPSTNKENNHPEPNEESKELENTEKLLEQPQCNWMKTQDVNEILLVDAPAPVLRSYEKLLIDLSSTPVLIRTASVKPSGGQLIDLSSPLIKWSPEDKDRALNEAPLINLSF from the exons ATGGATTCCCATGCCAACAGTG AATTCTTCTCATTGGCTGAAGAGAAGTTTGATTTTGACATTTCACTGTCACCTGCCAG CTCAAGAGGAGATGAAGACGATGACGAGGTCTTTGTTGGTCCGGTCTGTCACAAGGAGAGGTGTATCTCCGTCGGTCTGGAGACCATTGTCAAGGAAAACGTCAGCAGTTGGCCTTCAGTGGGTGAGGGGCCCAGCTGGAGTCCTTTGGCTGTGGACAAGTTTGAGGAAATCTGCAAGGAAGCCAACCTACTAGCCAGTCAACTAGTAGTCAACCAGCAGCAGCCTGATGTAGGGGTAACCAATGGTACACTCACATTGAGTAAAGAAGAACCGAAAGAAGACTTTGTGCAGGATGCTGGGGCCAAACTGGGCATGTTCAGAAAGCCAGTTGATGCTGTCCTAAGCCCTATCAAAAGGGAGACCTTCTGTGTGCAGGACAGTCCATTGAAGCAGCTCCCTCCTGCTATTCAGCAGCGGCTGTTAAGGGATGGTGGGGTTTCTAACTCCACTAAGAGCAGTGTTGGCACTTCCAGCCCTGTGAGAGCAGGGACTACGACTCGGACCAAGATGGTGTGCCGAGGCAGGGTGGGGCTGGCCTGCAACACCGGGGTGCTCCCTAGCAAACAACAACCAGCAGCCCGAGGAGCGACCGCGACGACAGCTCTGCAGACAGCCAAGACCAGACCGGAGCCTGCTGAGAGGACCACCATGCTGGCTCCTCCAAGCAAA GGTAACTTGGGGCTGAGGCGTAGCCCAGGTAGTCGTAACTCCAGCAGAGCAGCCTCCTGCGAGGACCTTCTCTCTGACACGGCCAGCATAGCATCCGACATCAGCGACACCTCCCTCAACTCCAGTCTGCAGGGGAAGAGGACCCTCGGACCCCCTAGCAAG AGTGGGATGCGGGCTCCGTCAGCGGGCAAAGCCCCCCCTCAGACCAGGAGGGGGACTGACCGGAGGAGAAacacgtcttcctcctcttcctcagtgtCCAGCTTCAACTCCAGTCTGTCTGTGTCACCCACAGGGAAAG GTAAACTCAGCATGTCCCTCAACTCCAGCATCAGTGGCCATAATGGCCGCCTGCCCGCTGGCAAGAGCCGACTCACCAATCCTGTAGTGAGTGCCACCAAGACCTGCAGGTCCACCCTCATCAGCCGAGCTCCGGAGCTGCCCTCTTCCACCACAGTAACACGCCGTGTCATCTCAGACCCGGGAAGGAAGCTCTCTGAGCAAGACCGATTTAAAACGGTTCAGTCCACCCCTTTGAAGAGAGTTGAACCGGCGGCCACAGCCACCCCCTTGCACCAGACCCCAGCAAAGATGAACATGGAGAGAATGTCCTCTGTGCCCAACATCCCCACCTCATCTTCAGCGAAGACGAAGAGCGTCGTCAAGGGCAACCCCAAACTCAAGGCGTTCATTGCTCCAACCCCTACTAGTCAGTTCAAGAGGAGGTTGGAAG CTGTTTCATCCCCTGATGCCCCTCGCATCATGAAGCCAAAGAGGTTGATGTCTGCTTGCAGTGTGGAAAG TCTCCCCCACAAACTAGCACTTCCAGTTCCAGAGCTGTTCCAGACGCCCCCTGCTGGGGGGAACAAGGCAGTGCAACCCAAGATGAGACGCCCCTCTGCCCTTCCCACCCCAGTGAACCGGAGGATCTCTGGTATCCCCATGCTCACCCCGAATAGCATTTCACGGCCAGGCAGGCCCTCCCTGAGCATGGCCATCCTGCCAGCCTCTATCCAGAGGGCCAGCTACTGGAG TCCCGCCCAGGTGAAAGGGAGCCACCAAGAGGTGGCAGCAGCACCAGAAGAGGAGACCATCCAGCCTTTTTCCCTGGAGGACGAGCCAGAGGTGCACCCCCCCACCCCTGCTACGGTCCCCCATCCAGAGGAGCAGGAGGTATGTCAGGATGACCCAGAACCAGGAGTGGACCAGGCGCCTCCTTCGACTAACAAGGAAAACAACCACCCTGAGCCGAATGAAGAATCCAAGGAGCTCGAGAACACTGAAAAGCTGCTAGAACAGCCTCAATGCAATTGGATGAAGACCCAGGATGTTAATGAG ATTTTGCTGGTAGATGCCCCGGCACCTGTGTTGAGGTCATATGAGAAACTCCTAATTGACCTCTCCAGCACTCCTGTCCTGATCAGAACAGCCTCTGTGAAGCCCTCTGGTGGTCAG CTGATTGACCTGAGCTCGCCCCTGATCAAATGGAGTCCAGAAGACAAGGACCGTGCCTTAAATGAAGCACCCCTGATCAACTTATCCTTTTGA